A stretch of the Sphingosinithalassobacter tenebrarum genome encodes the following:
- a CDS encoding patatin-like phospholipase family protein, producing the protein MPQADPTVGTRPDIGLALSGGGSRAMAFHLGCLRALHDEGLLDQVATISAVSGGSVLAALYCQTPGDFATFEVKTQQLLKRGFLRPAILQAVSSFEGLKALANFAAVGTDRLLAFVVCRVLGGLRLRKRFKSSWLAQSSIRRSASRTTILRKVFSQVFAHQTLPSLRKDRPKLIIVACELQTKSAFYFAADAVGSWHFGSAAPEDMEIAHAVSASAAYPAALPPLDEVLTFTKNDVAECHRVILTDGGVYDNLALAPLWPGRDPTISLHVADYPRIIACRAGYGLKHAARPAFMVSRLKAAFESVHARAQNFAMNRLYDLQRGGEIETFLLPYIDQKDSLLTHAPADLVTAEDVADYPTDFSAMPEEWIDRLSKRGEQVTRALVKQYWSSREQAVGDPVRNSSGGDP; encoded by the coding sequence ATGCCGCAGGCTGATCCGACCGTTGGGACCCGGCCGGACATCGGCCTTGCGCTGTCAGGCGGTGGATCCCGGGCAATGGCGTTCCATCTTGGGTGCCTGCGCGCCCTTCATGACGAAGGCTTGCTAGACCAAGTCGCTACGATTTCAGCGGTGTCGGGCGGCAGCGTCCTCGCCGCCCTCTACTGCCAAACGCCGGGGGATTTCGCAACCTTCGAAGTGAAGACTCAACAGCTACTTAAGCGTGGATTCTTGCGCCCAGCCATTTTGCAGGCGGTGTCATCTTTCGAGGGATTGAAGGCGCTCGCGAATTTTGCAGCGGTTGGCACTGATCGTCTGCTGGCATTCGTTGTGTGTCGCGTGCTTGGAGGTCTCCGGCTTCGCAAGCGGTTCAAAAGCAGTTGGTTGGCGCAATCTTCGATCCGCCGGAGCGCCAGCCGCACGACAATTTTGCGGAAGGTGTTCAGCCAGGTTTTCGCTCATCAGACTTTGCCGAGCCTGCGGAAGGATCGACCGAAGCTCATCATCGTCGCTTGCGAGCTTCAGACCAAATCGGCGTTCTACTTCGCGGCCGATGCCGTCGGATCGTGGCACTTCGGCTCTGCAGCGCCCGAAGACATGGAGATCGCGCACGCGGTCTCAGCGTCGGCCGCCTATCCGGCGGCGCTACCGCCGCTAGACGAAGTGCTCACGTTCACCAAGAACGATGTCGCCGAATGCCACCGAGTGATCCTCACGGACGGGGGCGTGTATGACAACCTCGCCCTCGCGCCGCTTTGGCCCGGGCGAGACCCAACCATCAGTCTTCACGTCGCGGACTATCCGCGCATTATCGCGTGCCGCGCTGGGTATGGGCTCAAACACGCCGCGCGCCCTGCATTTATGGTCTCAAGGCTAAAAGCCGCTTTCGAAAGTGTTCATGCACGCGCTCAGAACTTCGCCATGAACCGGCTCTATGATCTCCAGCGTGGAGGGGAAATCGAGACATTCCTTCTCCCCTATATCGATCAGAAGGACAGCCTGCTCACTCACGCCCCGGCCGATCTCGTCACCGCGGAGGACGTTGCAGATTATCCGACCGACTTTTCAGCCATGCCCGAGGAATGGATCGACCGTCTCTCCAAACGCGGTGAACAAGTAACCCGGGCACTGGTCAAGCAATACTGGTCGTCGCGCGAACAGGCAGTCGGCGATCCCGTCAGGAACAGCAGCGGTGGCGACCCTTGA
- a CDS encoding helix-turn-helix domain-containing protein, whose product MSTAIEDIAASIKAARIAKGFTQKELGERVGLPQSHISKIEGGNVDLQISSLVEIARALDLELKLVPRKTVPAIEGVLRSQRERSETSRTLATIAETNRFAERVRESYPSVTEVTELQSALKDIQAVNFTPETLKAIEQALQPVAHLKKHLQDLGWALEQQEGRKKLAQQVAASTRALQHVRNLQVHAIDRGSARRRPAYRLEDDAT is encoded by the coding sequence ATGAGTACGGCAATCGAAGACATCGCCGCAAGCATCAAAGCGGCTCGGATAGCAAAAGGCTTTACCCAGAAAGAGCTGGGTGAGCGGGTGGGCTTGCCTCAAAGCCATATCTCCAAAATCGAAGGTGGCAATGTAGACCTACAGATTTCCAGCCTTGTCGAAATAGCGCGCGCGCTCGACCTCGAGCTGAAGCTTGTGCCTCGAAAGACCGTACCGGCGATCGAAGGCGTTTTGCGATCACAGCGCGAAAGAAGCGAGACAAGCCGAACGCTCGCAACGATTGCCGAAACCAACCGGTTCGCCGAGCGAGTACGGGAGAGCTATCCGAGCGTCACCGAAGTGACCGAGCTTCAAAGCGCACTTAAGGATATCCAGGCCGTTAATTTCACTCCCGAAACGCTCAAAGCCATCGAGCAAGCCTTGCAGCCCGTCGCTCATCTGAAAAAGCATCTCCAGGATCTCGGCTGGGCGCTTGAGCAGCAAGAGGGAAGGAAGAAACTCGCCCAACAGGTCGCGGCATCCACACGGGCACTCCAACACGTCAGAAACCTGCAGGTTCACGCAATCGATCGAGGTAGTGCCCGCAGACGGCCTGCTTACCGGCTTGAGGACGACGCCACATGA
- a CDS encoding DUF2493 domain-containing protein codes for MYDSFIDQLSGLDLSGLSIRPAPFNETDFPCEDAIEHTLAAVWSDLFAMFSDTALEADAEDIAWGVVNLFHRAASRKSAQLDRASDEIRVLLASADGSEVHSSNLEEQVERAQAAEASMLAFEQMREAAAALYRDETGSSWKPVSGSRTSHSRHLTSAVIDARDFLRARAENRRHALIPEGTPIVFAGGRQTFESAEDARVYADNIWATLDKVRDAVPDLFLVHGGDGKGADRLAASWAERREVQQLTYSLDRRLGARAGFKRNEQMLSLGPRYVVAFPGNGVTERLVIDAKARRITVVDRRGLLGTSPGA; via the coding sequence ATGTACGACAGCTTCATCGACCAGTTGAGCGGCCTTGACCTTTCAGGCCTCAGCATCAGGCCAGCTCCCTTCAACGAAACCGACTTTCCCTGCGAGGACGCGATCGAGCACACCCTCGCTGCAGTCTGGTCCGATCTTTTCGCGATGTTTTCCGACACGGCCCTGGAGGCCGATGCCGAGGACATTGCATGGGGCGTGGTCAATCTCTTTCACCGTGCCGCCAGCCGGAAGTCCGCTCAGCTTGACCGGGCGAGCGACGAGATCCGGGTCCTCCTCGCATCAGCCGATGGCTCCGAAGTGCATTCGAGCAATCTGGAAGAGCAGGTCGAGCGCGCGCAGGCTGCCGAAGCCAGCATGCTGGCCTTCGAACAGATGCGCGAGGCTGCGGCAGCACTCTATCGCGACGAGACCGGTTCCTCGTGGAAGCCCGTTTCCGGCTCGCGCACGAGCCATTCGCGCCACCTTACCTCGGCTGTGATCGATGCCCGCGATTTCCTCCGCGCGCGTGCCGAGAACCGGCGTCATGCCCTGATCCCGGAAGGAACTCCAATCGTCTTTGCCGGTGGTCGTCAGACCTTCGAGAGCGCCGAGGACGCGCGCGTTTATGCCGACAATATCTGGGCAACGCTGGACAAGGTTCGCGATGCGGTTCCCGATCTCTTCCTGGTCCATGGCGGCGACGGCAAGGGTGCCGATCGCCTGGCCGCCAGCTGGGCCGAACGCCGCGAAGTCCAGCAGCTGACTTATTCGCTCGATCGTCGTCTCGGTGCCCGCGCCGGGTTCAAGCGCAACGAGCAGATGCTTTCGCTGGGTCCGCGTTACGTCGTCGCCTTTCCGGGCAATGGTGTAACCGAACGGCTTGTCATCGATGCCAAGGCGCGCCGTATCACCGTCGTCGATCGTCGCGGCCTCTTGGGTACCTCTCCAGGGGCCTGA
- a CDS encoding ComEC/Rec2 family competence protein has protein sequence MATLEIFNVAHGQCSLISSDSGAHMLIDCGHNGGTGWRPSEMLARRGVRWLDELVITNCDEDHASDLPRLLETVDIGCLTRNPTVSGNELYRLKASGGMGAGIASLVDMTMHFNQPAGSLAAFDGMTCRIFWNSYPYDFEDENNLSLVLVMRWPGRLGIPGFSILYGGDMEREGWLRLLDRSDFRREMHDINVFVASHHGRYNGYCPELFEWTGLQPDIFVVSDCGIQHATQETIALYRHRARGIEHNGTLRRVITTRRDGWIRFHIYDGRARLLTSST, from the coding sequence GTGGCGACCCTTGAAATCTTCAACGTCGCGCATGGCCAATGTTCGTTGATCTCAAGCGACTCCGGCGCGCACATGTTGATCGACTGTGGGCACAATGGAGGTACGGGTTGGCGACCTTCTGAAATGTTGGCTCGTCGTGGAGTCCGTTGGCTCGACGAACTTGTAATTACCAACTGCGACGAAGACCATGCTAGCGATTTACCTCGGCTGCTGGAGACCGTCGACATTGGCTGCCTCACCCGCAACCCAACAGTCTCGGGCAACGAACTCTACCGATTAAAGGCATCTGGGGGCATGGGCGCCGGCATCGCATCGCTCGTCGACATGACAATGCATTTCAACCAGCCAGCGGGTTCACTTGCCGCCTTCGATGGGATGACATGCAGGATATTCTGGAACAGTTATCCTTACGATTTCGAAGACGAGAACAACCTCAGCCTGGTGCTGGTGATGCGCTGGCCGGGCCGGCTAGGCATACCGGGCTTCTCGATATTGTACGGCGGTGACATGGAGAGGGAAGGTTGGCTGCGCCTTCTTGATCGATCTGACTTTCGCCGAGAAATGCACGACATTAACGTCTTTGTGGCGTCGCACCACGGTCGCTACAATGGGTACTGTCCCGAGTTGTTCGAATGGACCGGTCTACAACCAGACATCTTTGTGGTCTCGGACTGCGGTATCCAGCACGCAACGCAAGAAACCATCGCGCTATATCGGCACCGTGCACGCGGCATCGAACACAACGGGACGCTGCGCCGCGTCATCACCACTCGACGAGATGGCTGGATACGCTTTCATATTTACGACGGACGAGCGCGCCTGCTGACCTCGAGCACATAG
- the mobF gene encoding MobF family relaxase, producing MLSVANVRSPSAAASYFASDNYYASADADRSGQWVGEGAKRLGLDGKVEAQAFDALLRGELPDGSNVGNPGQVHRPGTDLTFSVPKSWSLLALVGNDERIIAAYREAVLEALDWAEKNAAETRMVEKGKIVTQATGNLAIGLFQHDTNRNQEPNLHFHAVIANVTQGKDGKWRTLKNDRLWQLNTTLNTIAMARFRVAVEKLGYEPGPTLKHGNFEARGITREQVMAFSSRRQEVLDARRGPGLEAGRIAALDTRASKDTIEDRETLGKLWSETAKSIGLDLAPLVERARTRTLKQSIETGRFGSLVERGRAWLGRFAAHVRGDPADPLVPKSVLRQDRETIAAAQAVASAVRHLSQREAAFERTALYKAALDFGLPATIADIEKRTRALVRSGELIAGMGEHKGWLASRDEVLTEQRIVSEVAAGKGASSSAVEPKSATDRVQAAAMTGQGFRLNEGQLGAAKLILTSEDRTIAVQGIAGAGKSSVLKPVAAVLRDEGRPVIGLAIQNTLVQMLERDTGIASQTLARFLGGWNKLLDDPGNAVLRLEAKAALKDHVLVLDEASMVSNEDKEKLARLANLAGVHRLVLMGDRKQLGAVDAGKPFALLQRTGMASAEMATNLRARDPVVREAQAAAQAGDVRTALRHLQPHTVEGRGDGALVAAETWLALDKDARARTSIYASGRAIRSAVNAAVQQGLLANGEIGPGKAELGVLDRVNATREELRHLSAYQPGRVLEVSRKQQALGLSAGEYRVLGQDRKGRQVEVADKRGKRFRFDPARIRAGKGDQNLTLHEPRKLEIHKSDRIRWTRNDHRRGLFNADQARVVAVVGGKVTFETSKGDQVELKKDDPMLKRIDLAYALNAHMAQGLTSDRGIAVMDSRERNLSNQKTFLVTITRLRDHLTLVVDSSDRLGAAVARNKGEKASALEVTAQVVATEKNNGELDRPKPEEANKAEKELARSKSKTLDFGI from the coding sequence ATGCTTTCCGTCGCCAATGTCCGCTCGCCTTCGGCGGCGGCGAGCTACTTCGCATCGGACAATTACTACGCGAGCGCCGATGCCGACCGCTCGGGCCAGTGGGTGGGCGAGGGTGCAAAGCGCCTTGGTCTCGATGGCAAGGTCGAGGCCCAAGCGTTCGATGCGTTGCTGCGCGGCGAGCTGCCCGACGGCAGCAACGTCGGCAATCCCGGACAGGTACACCGTCCGGGTACAGACCTCACCTTCTCCGTCCCCAAGAGCTGGTCGCTGCTGGCACTTGTGGGGAACGACGAGCGGATCATCGCCGCCTACCGCGAAGCCGTCCTCGAAGCGCTGGACTGGGCTGAGAAGAATGCGGCCGAGACCCGGATGGTGGAGAAAGGCAAGATCGTAACGCAGGCCACCGGGAACCTTGCGATCGGCCTGTTCCAGCACGACACCAACCGCAACCAGGAGCCGAACCTCCATTTCCACGCGGTCATCGCCAATGTCACGCAAGGCAAGGACGGGAAGTGGCGTACGCTCAAGAATGACCGGCTCTGGCAGCTCAACACCACGCTCAATACTATCGCGATGGCGCGCTTCCGTGTCGCGGTCGAAAAGCTCGGCTATGAGCCGGGACCGACCCTCAAGCACGGCAATTTCGAGGCGCGCGGTATCACCCGCGAACAGGTCATGGCGTTCTCGAGCCGCCGCCAGGAAGTGCTCGATGCGCGGCGCGGTCCTGGTCTTGAAGCAGGCCGCATCGCCGCGCTCGATACGCGCGCCAGCAAGGACACGATCGAGGACCGCGAAACCTTGGGCAAGCTCTGGAGCGAAACCGCGAAATCGATCGGGTTGGACCTCGCGCCCTTGGTCGAGCGGGCCCGGACCCGTACACTGAAACAGTCGATCGAAACTGGCAGGTTCGGCTCGCTTGTCGAGCGCGGGCGCGCATGGCTGGGACGCTTCGCCGCGCATGTCAGGGGCGATCCGGCTGATCCGCTTGTGCCCAAGTCGGTCCTCAGACAGGACCGTGAGACGATCGCAGCGGCACAGGCCGTCGCTTCGGCGGTGCGTCATCTTTCGCAGCGCGAGGCTGCCTTCGAGCGCACCGCGCTCTACAAGGCTGCGCTCGATTTCGGGTTGCCAGCGACGATTGCTGATATCGAGAAACGGACCCGCGCCTTGGTGCGCTCTGGCGAGCTCATAGCAGGGATGGGAGAGCACAAGGGCTGGCTCGCCTCGCGTGACGAGGTGCTGACCGAGCAGCGGATCGTGTCCGAGGTTGCCGCCGGCAAGGGTGCGAGCTCATCTGCAGTTGAGCCGAAAAGCGCGACTGATCGTGTCCAGGCCGCTGCAATGACAGGGCAGGGGTTCCGTCTCAACGAGGGTCAGCTCGGGGCGGCGAAGCTGATCCTGACGTCCGAGGATCGAACGATCGCGGTCCAGGGAATTGCAGGGGCCGGCAAAAGCAGTGTTTTGAAGCCCGTCGCCGCGGTGTTGCGCGACGAGGGCCGCCCGGTCATCGGGCTCGCGATCCAGAACACGCTCGTCCAGATGCTCGAACGCGACACCGGTATAGCCTCGCAGACGCTGGCCCGGTTCCTTGGTGGCTGGAACAAGCTGCTCGACGATCCCGGTAACGCGGTGCTGCGTTTGGAGGCAAAGGCAGCGCTGAAGGACCATGTGCTCGTGCTCGACGAAGCATCGATGGTCTCGAACGAGGACAAGGAAAAGCTCGCCCGCCTTGCCAATCTGGCTGGCGTTCACCGCCTGGTCCTGATGGGGGACCGCAAGCAGCTCGGCGCAGTCGATGCGGGCAAACCTTTCGCGCTCCTGCAGCGGACGGGTATGGCAAGCGCTGAAATGGCGACCAACCTGCGCGCCCGCGACCCTGTCGTTCGCGAGGCGCAGGCAGCAGCGCAGGCGGGTGATGTGCGCACGGCGCTGCGTCACCTGCAGCCGCACACGGTCGAGGGCAGGGGCGATGGCGCGCTGGTCGCTGCTGAGACCTGGTTAGCGCTCGACAAGGACGCCCGTGCGCGGACATCGATCTACGCCTCGGGCCGTGCAATCCGCTCAGCGGTCAATGCTGCTGTCCAGCAAGGACTTCTCGCCAATGGCGAGATCGGTCCGGGCAAGGCCGAGCTCGGAGTGCTGGACCGCGTCAACGCGACCCGCGAGGAGCTGCGACATCTCTCGGCCTATCAGCCTGGCCGGGTTCTCGAGGTCTCGAGAAAGCAACAGGCCCTGGGACTGTCAGCGGGCGAGTATCGTGTCCTGGGACAGGACCGGAAGGGCAGGCAGGTCGAAGTTGCGGACAAGCGCGGCAAGCGGTTCCGGTTCGATCCCGCGCGGATCAGGGCAGGGAAGGGCGACCAGAATCTGACCTTGCATGAGCCGAGGAAGCTCGAGATCCATAAAAGCGACCGGATCCGATGGACCCGCAACGATCATCGCCGCGGCCTCTTCAATGCCGACCAGGCCAGGGTGGTTGCCGTTGTTGGCGGGAAGGTCACTTTCGAAACTTCCAAGGGAGACCAAGTCGAGCTCAAAAAGGACGATCCGATGCTGAAGCGGATCGATCTTGCCTATGCGCTCAACGCCCACATGGCGCAGGGTCTGACATCCGATCGCGGCATAGCCGTCATGGACAGCCGCGAGCGCAACCTGTCGAACCAGAAGACGTTCCTGGTGACGATCACGAGGCTTCGCGATCACCTGACACTGGTCGTCGACAGTTCGGACAGGCTCGGAGCAGCCGTGGCACGCAACAAAGGCGAGAAGGCCTCGGCCCTCGAGGTCACCGCACAGGTGGTTGCGACAGAAAAGAATAACGGCGAACTTGATCGGCCAAAACCGGAAGAGGCCAACAAGGCCGAAAAGGAACTCGCCCGAAGCAAGAGCAAGACGCTGGATTTCGGGATTTGA
- a CDS encoding type II toxin-antitoxin system HipA family toxin — MIDAAALDIFLGKTRVGTIARLDGDASIFTFDEVYLSDQERPTLSLAYKDANGEIIADTRSYRTKIEPFFSNLLPEGTLRDYLARRAGVKAVREYHLLTQLGHDLPGAVRAVAVDAEETEADELDEEAAGKQAERALRFSLAGVQLKFSAIKAQGKNGGLTIPVTGSGGDWIVKLPSARHPDVPEAEFAAMKLAAKIGIDVPEIDLVPLDQIDGIPEGITRYGKSAFAIRRFDRGEEGPVHTEDFAQVFGVFADDKYENASYRQILSVLAIETDEQSVVEFVRRLTYSVLIGNGDMHLKNWSLIYPDRRNALLAPAYDLLSTLAYIPGDDAALKFHSSREWASYTYDELEAIADKARLPAKLITATAKDVVAQFDDAWSSESGHLPFPDDVRSAIERHRKTLAI, encoded by the coding sequence ATGATCGACGCAGCGGCTCTCGATATCTTTCTGGGTAAGACGCGCGTTGGAACCATTGCGCGCCTCGATGGAGATGCGAGCATCTTCACATTCGACGAAGTCTACCTTTCCGACCAGGAGCGGCCGACGCTGTCGCTGGCCTACAAGGACGCGAACGGCGAAATCATTGCGGACACACGCAGCTATCGAACGAAAATCGAGCCGTTCTTCTCCAACCTCCTTCCCGAAGGCACGCTTCGCGACTATCTGGCCCGCCGCGCGGGCGTGAAAGCCGTGCGCGAGTACCACCTTCTCACACAGCTCGGACACGATCTTCCCGGCGCAGTGCGCGCCGTCGCCGTCGATGCCGAGGAAACGGAGGCCGACGAGCTAGATGAAGAAGCGGCGGGGAAGCAGGCAGAGCGCGCGCTGCGCTTCTCGCTTGCCGGCGTGCAACTCAAATTCTCGGCTATCAAAGCCCAGGGCAAGAATGGCGGACTGACGATCCCAGTCACAGGCAGCGGCGGCGACTGGATCGTCAAGCTGCCCTCTGCGAGACATCCGGACGTGCCCGAGGCTGAATTCGCAGCGATGAAACTGGCAGCAAAGATCGGGATCGACGTACCTGAAATCGACCTTGTGCCTCTCGATCAGATCGATGGCATACCCGAAGGCATCACCCGCTACGGAAAATCCGCTTTTGCCATCCGGCGCTTCGACCGGGGGGAAGAGGGACCCGTGCACACCGAAGACTTCGCCCAGGTGTTCGGTGTCTTTGCAGACGATAAATACGAGAATGCGAGCTACCGCCAGATTCTCAGTGTCCTGGCGATCGAGACCGACGAACAAAGCGTGGTCGAATTCGTCCGCCGGCTCACCTACTCGGTGCTGATCGGCAATGGCGACATGCACCTCAAGAACTGGTCATTGATTTATCCGGACCGGCGCAACGCGCTGCTGGCACCTGCCTATGACCTGCTTTCGACGCTCGCCTATATCCCAGGCGACGATGCTGCGCTCAAGTTTCATAGCTCGCGCGAGTGGGCGTCCTACACCTATGATGAACTCGAAGCGATCGCCGACAAGGCAAGGCTGCCTGCCAAGCTGATCACCGCGACAGCGAAGGATGTCGTTGCACAGTTCGACGACGCCTGGAGCAGCGAAAGCGGACACCTGCCCTTCCCCGATGACGTGCGAAGCGCGATTGAGAGGCATCGCAAGACTCTTGCGATCTGA
- a CDS encoding type IV secretion system DNA-binding domain-containing protein has translation MKHNLVNFTRGSQLLGHFGFMFAAGLKGPLIVTLLVVLGLVYWDVSSALDDYQVYLLWMHAYASGYAFMEFDPDKLVNLKLADGSLVAFPISVVTDYPPMREAVALFRSAVISALWLAGFILAPLCALFWWVAERFGEKSKQKKHVRGAELATLRDLSREIAAHNRDARSREYGDALGWRWRLAGSASLRNAGFYSPAHLAGVSWPWRLEQSHAMLVGTTGTGKTVVLTELTREIRERGERAVIFDLTGAFVETFYDPERDVILNPLDARCPAWSVFNDCSTRAEFHAAAESLVPHDGGGAEQFWVLAARTLFVETCLKLAEAGRGTNAALAHELMNADLSDLHRLVEDTMAGPISTPSAARMAESVRAVFNVNAKALQMLPEDGKPFSVREWINGAGGPGSILFLSARYIDMSVLSQLLTLWLDTAINTLMAGQRSRDIRLWFLIDELGALHRLPSLEKGLQTARNFGGAIVTGIHAFAKLKDVYGENMAMTLSSLARTKLILGTADRETATWCSDIIGHREVREMEEGYSYGYNNARDAVSLTPRRQVVPLLLPDELMKLKNLHGFIKFPEGFPAAPVVLAPRNWPRVAEGFIPRDMPKPPPQTRHSDGKDGAGGGAGAASETGDNDGDPRRMRDAHDRSDSAEKKADKEDKKELRRTRRSNKGDQARPDQTSKRRDPNARGKKATSDPQRPAQSELPLSSKAEEHRGMEQRAVPSARSDIPDPAAHQRAQVARGKADQRLQEEQQKSLLGGAAKQGRDADQGQDHGHDYGDFDPDM, from the coding sequence ATGAAGCATAATCTCGTCAACTTCACCCGCGGCAGCCAGCTCCTCGGGCATTTCGGCTTCATGTTTGCCGCGGGCCTCAAGGGACCCCTGATCGTGACACTCCTGGTCGTTCTCGGGCTGGTCTATTGGGACGTAAGCAGCGCGCTAGATGACTACCAGGTCTACCTCCTGTGGATGCATGCCTATGCCTCTGGCTATGCCTTCATGGAGTTCGATCCGGACAAGCTTGTGAACCTCAAGCTGGCCGATGGTAGCCTCGTCGCATTTCCCATTTCCGTGGTCACCGATTACCCGCCGATGCGCGAAGCGGTCGCGCTTTTCCGGAGTGCGGTGATCAGCGCCTTGTGGCTTGCAGGGTTCATTCTTGCGCCGCTCTGCGCGCTTTTCTGGTGGGTTGCCGAACGCTTCGGCGAGAAGTCGAAACAAAAGAAGCATGTGCGCGGAGCCGAGCTCGCTACCTTGCGCGACCTTAGCCGCGAGATCGCTGCGCACAACCGCGATGCCCGTTCCCGCGAATATGGCGATGCTTTGGGCTGGCGCTGGCGTCTGGCCGGGTCGGCTTCGCTGCGGAATGCGGGCTTCTATTCACCCGCGCATCTCGCTGGTGTCAGCTGGCCATGGCGGCTTGAGCAGAGTCATGCGATGCTTGTTGGCACAACCGGGACAGGCAAGACCGTTGTCCTAACTGAACTCACCAGGGAGATCCGCGAACGGGGCGAACGCGCGGTCATTTTCGACCTTACCGGGGCCTTTGTCGAAACCTTCTACGATCCCGAGCGCGATGTTATCCTCAACCCGCTCGACGCGCGCTGTCCCGCCTGGAGCGTCTTCAACGATTGCTCCACGCGTGCCGAATTTCATGCCGCAGCAGAGTCGCTCGTCCCGCATGATGGGGGCGGCGCCGAACAGTTCTGGGTGCTCGCCGCGCGCACGCTGTTCGTCGAGACCTGTCTAAAGCTCGCCGAAGCAGGGCGGGGCACCAACGCCGCGCTGGCCCACGAACTCATGAACGCCGATCTCTCCGATCTGCACCGTCTCGTCGAAGATACCATGGCCGGTCCCATCAGCACGCCGAGCGCGGCGCGCATGGCGGAATCGGTGCGTGCAGTGTTCAATGTCAATGCCAAGGCGCTCCAGATGCTGCCCGAAGACGGGAAGCCCTTTTCGGTCCGCGAGTGGATCAATGGGGCAGGAGGACCGGGCTCGATCCTGTTCCTGTCTGCCCGCTACATCGACATGAGCGTGCTCTCGCAGTTGCTCACGCTGTGGCTCGATACCGCGATCAATACGCTGATGGCGGGCCAGCGCTCGCGGGACATCAGGCTCTGGTTCCTGATCGACGAACTGGGCGCCCTGCATCGTCTCCCTTCACTCGAAAAGGGCCTCCAGACCGCGCGCAATTTCGGGGGCGCGATCGTCACCGGGATTCATGCCTTTGCCAAGCTCAAGGATGTCTACGGTGAGAACATGGCGATGACCCTCTCCTCGCTTGCCCGCACCAAGCTGATCCTTGGCACAGCAGATCGCGAGACCGCCACCTGGTGTTCCGATATCATCGGCCACCGCGAGGTTCGCGAGATGGAGGAAGGTTACAGCTACGGCTACAACAATGCGCGTGACGCGGTGAGCCTGACGCCCCGGCGCCAGGTCGTTCCGTTGCTGCTTCCTGACGAGCTGATGAAGCTCAAGAACCTTCATGGTTTCATCAAGTTTCCCGAAGGATTTCCGGCGGCACCCGTGGTTCTCGCACCGCGCAACTGGCCTCGGGTAGCCGAAGGCTTCATTCCCCGCGATATGCCGAAGCCACCGCCGCAGACCCGGCACTCTGATGGTAAAGATGGAGCAGGGGGCGGTGCCGGAGCAGCCTCTGAAACAGGCGACAATGATGGTGATCCTCGCCGGATGAGGGACGCGCACGATCGCTCCGACAGCGCTGAAAAGAAAGCCGACAAGGAAGACAAAAAAGAACTGCGCCGGACCCGTCGCAGCAACAAGGGCGATCAGGCTCGACCGGACCAGACAAGCAAGCGTCGCGATCCGAATGCGCGAGGGAAAAAGGCGACATCGGACCCTCAGCGGCCGGCTCAATCCGAACTCCCTCTGTCTTCGAAAGCTGAGGAGCACCGCGGCATGGAGCAACGGGCTGTGCCTTCCGCCAGATCCGATATTCCCGATCCCGCAGCGCATCAGCGAGCACAGGTCGCGCGCGGCAAGGCCGACCAGAGGCTCCAGGAAGAGCAGCAGAAGTCGCTGCTTGGCGGTGCAGCGAAGCAGGGTCGCGATGCCGATCAGGGGCAGGACCATGGTCACGATTACGGGGACTTCGATCCGGATATGTGA
- a CDS encoding single-stranded DNA-binding protein, with protein MTNIAILTGRIARDPDTRETKGGTNVTGITVVTDRPARDKDGKTYKDENGYTAKESEFHRVTCFNGLAKTVGQYCSKGQLVSVQGRIHYTQWEDKDGVTRYGTEILADKVDFLSRGNGSSDDNDNTDAPEID; from the coding sequence ATGACCAATATCGCAATCCTCACCGGCCGCATCGCTCGCGATCCCGACACCCGCGAGACCAAGGGCGGCACCAATGTCACCGGGATCACCGTCGTCACCGATCGCCCTGCGCGCGACAAGGACGGCAAGACCTACAAGGACGAGAACGGCTACACCGCCAAGGAAAGCGAGTTCCACCGCGTGACCTGCTTCAACGGCCTCGCCAAGACCGTCGGCCAGTACTGCTCCAAGGGCCAACTGGTATCGGTCCAGGGCCGCATCCACTACACCCAGTGGGAGGACAAGGACGGCGTCACGCGCTACGGCACCGAGATCCTCGCCGACAAGGTCGACTTCCTCTCCCGCGGTAACGGCTCGAGTGACGACAACGACAACACCGACGCTCCCGAGATCGACTGA
- a CDS encoding DUF6437 family protein: MGGSTEGCRKGTPMPTKRSAVAALRKLEADRLALAERQKQLEEQAALELGRIILGTGLETFSKKALARVAGELGKLGEEASLQRLLPPARSSSRTEQSSGE; the protein is encoded by the coding sequence ATGGGAGGATCCACCGAGGGGTGCAGGAAAGGAACCCCGATGCCAACCAAACGAAGCGCTGTCGCAGCACTCCGGAAACTCGAAGCCGACCGACTGGCACTCGCCGAGCGCCAGAAGCAACTTGAGGAGCAAGCCGCCCTTGAACTGGGCCGCATCATCCTAGGCACGGGACTTGAGACCTTCTCGAAGAAGGCGCTCGCAAGAGTTGCCGGAGAGCTTGGAAAGCTGGGCGAAGAGGCGTCTCTGCAGAGGCTGCTTCCACCGGCTCGCTCATCTTCTCGCACCGAACAGTCATCGGGAGAGTAG